Proteins encoded within one genomic window of Streptomyces taklimakanensis:
- the cobN gene encoding cobaltochelatase subunit CobN: protein MSTVLLLSTADTDLLAARASGAPYRIANPTRVDVTEELPTLVEGADIAVVRLLGGRRAWEEGLEALRASGVPTVLLGGESVPDAELMAMSTVPAGVVAEALKYLVAGGPDNLAELVRFLSDTVLLTGHGFSEPRPMPEYGVHGDRRHDPSRPTVGVLFYRAHELSGNTAFVDTLCDAIEERGANALPVHCGSLRGADPGLYELLGRADALVATVLAAGGTRAADASAGGDDEAWDVGALAALDVPVIQGLCLTGSRAAWEASDAALSPMDAAMQVAIPEFDGRLITVPFSFKEEGPEGVPVYVADPERARRVAGIAVRHAALRRKPNADKRLALVFTAYPTKHSRVGNAVGLDTPASAVELLRALKAAGYETGELPDTGDELIHRLIAAGGHDVEWLTEEQLAAAPARVPLEDYRAWFATLDPELRDAMREHWGEPPGSLYVAGEGEDAEIVLASLRFGNVVVMIQPPRGFGENPIAIYHDPDMPPSHHYLAAYRWMERTFGADAVVHMGKHGTMEWLPGKGLGLSAGCAPDAVLGDLPLVYPFIVNDPGEGTQAKRRGHATVVDHLVPPMARADSYGDLAKLEQLLDEYALVCDLDPDKAPAVRSQIWTLVRAAELHHDLRVEEQPDEDEFDEFVMHIDGWLCEIKDVQIRDGLHVLGGGPAGEPRVNLVLAVLRSAQMWGGVGGALPGLRAVLAEHVGLQEAELLAEPGARVEVPKALTALAEGPARTASDAIDLLEHLARRLVEGMEARGWARAAVGEVTAEVLGSEVPGAVRALEFAADEVVPRLARTTDEIGNVLHALDGGYVPAGPSGSPTRGLVNVLPTGRNFYSVDPKAVPSRLSWDVGSALADSLLARHLADHGAYPTSVGLTVWGTSCMRTQGDDIAEILALLGCRPVWDDASRRVTGFEIVPLEELGRPRIDVTVRISGFFRDAFPHVVGLVDDAVRAVAELDEPAESNYVRAHADEDTAAHGDRRRATARIFGSKPGAYGAGLLPLIDARNWRSDADLAEVYAVWGGYAYGRGLDGRPARGDMETAFRRIQVAAKNVDTREHDIADADDYFQYHGGMVAMVRHLTGSSPEAYVGDSAVPDQVRTRTLGEETHRVFRARVVNPRWMAAMRRHGYKGAFEMAATVDYLFGYDATAGVVDDWMYERLAAEYVFDGTNREFMERSNPWALRGITERLLEAADRELWAEPDAETLDRLRQVYLDLEGDLEGDLEGDFDDDAEGDA, encoded by the coding sequence ATGAGCACGGTACTGCTGCTGTCCACCGCCGACACCGATTTGCTGGCGGCCCGCGCCTCCGGCGCCCCGTACCGCATCGCCAACCCCACCCGCGTCGACGTCACCGAGGAGTTGCCGACGCTCGTCGAGGGCGCGGACATCGCCGTCGTGCGTCTGCTGGGTGGCCGGCGCGCCTGGGAGGAGGGACTGGAGGCGTTGCGGGCCTCCGGTGTCCCGACCGTGCTGCTGGGAGGCGAGTCCGTCCCGGACGCCGAGCTGATGGCGATGTCCACCGTGCCGGCGGGCGTGGTGGCCGAGGCGCTGAAGTACCTGGTGGCGGGCGGGCCGGACAACCTGGCGGAGTTGGTCCGCTTCCTCTCCGACACCGTGCTGCTGACCGGCCACGGCTTCTCCGAGCCGCGGCCGATGCCCGAGTACGGCGTCCACGGCGACCGGAGACACGATCCGTCCCGGCCGACGGTGGGCGTGCTGTTCTACCGGGCCCACGAACTGTCCGGGAACACCGCCTTCGTCGACACCCTGTGCGACGCGATCGAGGAGCGGGGCGCCAACGCGCTCCCCGTCCACTGCGGTTCGCTGCGCGGCGCCGACCCCGGCCTGTACGAGCTGTTGGGCCGGGCCGACGCACTGGTCGCGACCGTCCTGGCCGCCGGTGGCACCCGCGCTGCGGACGCGAGCGCCGGCGGCGACGACGAGGCCTGGGACGTCGGCGCCCTGGCCGCGCTGGACGTGCCCGTGATCCAGGGACTGTGTCTGACCGGCTCCCGCGCCGCCTGGGAGGCGTCGGACGCGGCCCTGTCGCCGATGGACGCCGCGATGCAGGTGGCGATCCCGGAGTTCGACGGGCGGCTGATCACCGTGCCGTTCTCCTTCAAGGAGGAGGGTCCCGAGGGCGTGCCGGTCTACGTCGCCGACCCCGAGCGGGCCCGGCGCGTGGCCGGGATCGCGGTGCGGCACGCCGCCCTGCGGCGCAAGCCGAACGCCGACAAGCGGCTCGCCCTGGTCTTCACCGCCTACCCCACCAAGCACTCGCGGGTGGGCAACGCGGTCGGTCTGGACACCCCCGCCTCGGCGGTGGAGCTGCTGCGGGCGCTGAAGGCCGCCGGCTACGAGACCGGCGAACTGCCCGATACCGGCGACGAGCTGATCCACCGCCTGATCGCCGCCGGCGGCCACGACGTGGAGTGGCTGACGGAGGAGCAGCTCGCCGCCGCCCCGGCCCGGGTGCCGCTGGAGGACTACCGGGCGTGGTTCGCGACGCTCGACCCCGAGCTGCGCGACGCCATGCGCGAGCACTGGGGGGAGCCGCCCGGCTCGCTGTACGTGGCCGGCGAGGGGGAGGACGCCGAGATCGTCCTGGCCTCGCTGCGGTTCGGCAACGTGGTGGTGATGATCCAGCCGCCGCGCGGCTTCGGCGAGAACCCCATCGCGATCTACCACGACCCGGACATGCCGCCCTCCCACCACTATCTGGCGGCCTACCGGTGGATGGAGCGCACCTTCGGCGCCGACGCGGTGGTCCACATGGGCAAGCACGGCACGATGGAGTGGCTGCCGGGCAAGGGGCTGGGTCTGTCGGCCGGCTGCGCTCCGGACGCGGTGCTCGGCGATCTGCCGCTGGTCTACCCGTTCATCGTCAACGACCCCGGCGAGGGCACCCAGGCCAAGCGCCGCGGCCACGCCACGGTCGTGGACCACCTGGTGCCGCCGATGGCGCGGGCCGACTCCTACGGGGACCTGGCCAAGCTGGAGCAGTTGCTGGACGAGTACGCGCTGGTCTGCGACCTGGACCCGGACAAGGCGCCGGCGGTGCGCAGCCAGATCTGGACCCTGGTGCGGGCCGCCGAACTCCACCACGACCTGCGGGTGGAGGAGCAGCCGGACGAGGACGAGTTCGACGAGTTCGTCATGCACATCGACGGCTGGCTGTGCGAGATCAAGGACGTGCAGATCCGCGACGGCCTGCACGTCCTGGGCGGCGGTCCGGCGGGCGAACCGCGCGTCAACCTGGTGCTGGCCGTGCTGCGTTCGGCACAGATGTGGGGCGGTGTCGGCGGCGCCCTGCCGGGCCTGCGGGCCGTGCTGGCCGAGCACGTGGGGCTTCAGGAGGCCGAGCTGCTGGCCGAGCCGGGCGCCCGCGTCGAGGTGCCGAAGGCGCTCACGGCGCTGGCCGAGGGTCCGGCGCGCACCGCCTCCGACGCGATCGACCTGCTGGAGCACCTGGCGCGGCGCCTGGTGGAGGGCATGGAGGCCCGCGGTTGGGCGCGCGCGGCGGTCGGCGAGGTGACCGCCGAGGTGCTGGGCTCCGAGGTGCCGGGCGCGGTGCGGGCGTTGGAGTTCGCCGCGGACGAGGTGGTGCCCCGGTTGGCACGCACCACGGACGAGATCGGCAACGTCCTCCACGCGCTGGACGGCGGCTACGTCCCGGCCGGCCCCTCCGGTTCCCCGACGCGCGGCCTGGTCAACGTCCTGCCGACCGGCCGCAACTTCTACTCCGTGGACCCCAAGGCGGTCCCGTCGCGGCTGTCGTGGGACGTCGGCAGCGCGCTGGCGGACTCGCTGCTGGCCCGGCACCTGGCCGACCACGGCGCGTATCCGACGTCGGTGGGTCTGACGGTGTGGGGCACCTCCTGCATGCGCACCCAGGGCGACGACATCGCGGAGATCCTGGCCCTGCTGGGCTGCCGTCCGGTGTGGGACGACGCCTCCCGGCGGGTGACGGGCTTCGAGATCGTGCCGCTGGAGGAGCTGGGACGTCCGCGCATCGACGTCACGGTCCGCATCTCCGGCTTCTTCCGGGACGCCTTCCCGCACGTGGTGGGTCTGGTGGACGACGCGGTGCGGGCGGTGGCCGAGCTCGACGAGCCCGCCGAGTCCAACTACGTGCGGGCCCACGCCGACGAGGACACCGCCGCGCACGGTGACCGGCGCCGGGCCACGGCACGGATCTTCGGCTCCAAGCCGGGCGCGTACGGGGCCGGCCTGCTGCCGCTGATCGACGCCCGCAACTGGCGCTCGGACGCCGACCTGGCCGAGGTGTACGCGGTGTGGGGCGGCTACGCCTACGGGCGCGGGCTGGACGGTCGTCCGGCGCGCGGCGACATGGAGACGGCGTTCCGCCGCATCCAGGTGGCCGCCAAGAACGTCGACACCCGCGAGCACGACATCGCCGACGCGGACGACTACTTCCAGTACCACGGCGGCATGGTCGCCATGGTGCGCCACCTGACGGGCTCCTCCCCCGAGGCGTACGTCGGCGACTCCGCCGTACCCGACCAGGTGAGGACGCGGACGCTGGGCGAGGAGACCCACCGCGTCTTCCGGGCGCGGGTGGTCAACCCGCGGTGGATGGCGGCGATGCGGCGCCACGGCTACAAGGGCGCCTTCGAGATGGCCGCCACCGTCGACTACCTCTTCGGCTACGACGCCACGGCCGGGGTCGTGGACGACTGGATGTACGAGCGGCTGGCGGCGGAGTACGTCTTCGACGGGACCAACCGGGAGTTCATGGAGCGCTCCAACCCGTGGGCGCTGCGCGGCATCACCGAACGGCTGTTGGAGGCCGCCGACCGCGAGCTGTGGGCGGAACCGGACGCGGAGACCCTGGACCGGCTCCGGCAGGTCTACCTCGATCTCGAAGGCGACCTCGAAGGCGACCTCGAAGGCGATTTCGACGACGACGCGGAGGGCGACGCATGA
- a CDS encoding cobyric acid synthase yields MTDTVTSGPRSAAAGVPAGGGLLVAGTTSDAGKSVVTAGICRWLARAGVKVAPFKAQNMSLNSFVTRDGAEIGRAQAMQAAAAGVEPSALMNPVLLKPGGDRTSQVVLLGRPVGELSARGYHAGRQERLLGTVTECLAELRRTHDAVICEGAGSPAEINLRRTDIVNMGLARAARLPVVVVGDIDRGGVFASLFGTTALLSAEDQALVAGYVVNKFRGDVALLRPGLEMLRGLTGRPVLGVLPYAHGLGIDEEDGLRLSLRGTVRESSVAPPHGRDVLRVAVVPVPLMSNFTDVDALAAEPGVVVRFTDRPEELADADLVVVPGTRGTVKALAWLRERGLADALARRAAEGRPVLGICGGFQMLGEWIEDEVESRAGTVRGTGLLPLRVRFAPEKTLARPVGEALGERVEGYEIHHGVAEVTGGDEPFLDGCRSGSVWGTHWHGSLESDGFRRAFLRRVAADAGRAFVPAPDTSFAALREEQLDRLGDLVEEHADTAALLRLIENGAPEGLPFVPPGSP; encoded by the coding sequence GTGACGGACACGGTGACGAGCGGCCCGCGGAGCGCCGCGGCGGGCGTTCCGGCGGGCGGCGGCCTGCTGGTGGCGGGGACGACCTCGGACGCGGGCAAGAGCGTGGTCACGGCCGGCATCTGCCGTTGGCTGGCCCGCGCGGGCGTGAAGGTGGCGCCGTTCAAGGCGCAGAACATGTCGCTGAACTCCTTCGTCACCCGCGACGGCGCCGAGATCGGCCGCGCCCAGGCCATGCAGGCCGCCGCGGCCGGGGTGGAGCCGAGCGCGCTGATGAACCCGGTGCTGCTCAAGCCCGGCGGGGACCGCACCAGCCAGGTGGTGCTGCTGGGAAGACCGGTGGGCGAGCTGAGCGCCCGCGGGTACCACGCGGGGCGGCAGGAGAGGCTGCTGGGCACGGTCACCGAGTGCCTGGCCGAGCTGCGGCGCACCCACGACGCGGTGATCTGCGAGGGCGCCGGCAGCCCGGCCGAGATCAACCTGCGGCGCACCGACATCGTCAACATGGGTCTGGCCCGCGCCGCCCGACTGCCGGTCGTGGTGGTCGGCGACATCGACCGGGGCGGCGTCTTCGCCTCGCTCTTCGGTACCACCGCGCTGCTGTCGGCCGAGGACCAGGCGCTGGTGGCGGGCTACGTCGTCAACAAGTTCCGCGGCGACGTGGCCCTGCTCCGGCCGGGCCTGGAGATGCTGCGGGGCCTGACCGGACGACCGGTGCTGGGCGTCCTTCCGTACGCGCACGGGCTGGGCATCGACGAGGAGGACGGCCTGCGACTGTCGCTGCGCGGCACGGTGCGCGAGTCGTCCGTGGCACCGCCGCACGGCCGGGACGTGCTGCGGGTGGCGGTGGTGCCCGTTCCGTTGATGTCGAACTTCACGGACGTGGACGCGCTGGCGGCCGAGCCGGGCGTGGTGGTGCGCTTCACCGACCGCCCCGAGGAACTGGCCGACGCCGACCTGGTGGTGGTTCCCGGCACCCGGGGCACCGTCAAGGCCCTGGCCTGGTTGCGGGAGCGCGGGCTGGCCGACGCGCTGGCCCGGCGGGCCGCCGAGGGGCGCCCGGTCCTGGGGATCTGCGGCGGCTTCCAGATGCTGGGCGAGTGGATCGAGGACGAGGTGGAGTCCCGGGCCGGGACGGTCCGGGGGACGGGCCTGCTGCCGCTGCGGGTGCGGTTCGCCCCGGAGAAGACTCTGGCCCGGCCCGTCGGCGAGGCCCTGGGCGAGCGCGTGGAGGGCTACGAGATCCACCACGGCGTGGCCGAGGTGACGGGTGGGGACGAGCCGTTCCTGGACGGTTGCCGCAGCGGCTCGGTGTGGGGCACGCACTGGCACGGGTCGCTGGAGAGCGACGGCTTCCGGCGCGCCTTCCTGCGGCGGGTGGCCGCCGACGCCGGGCGGGCGTTCGTCCCGGCTCCCGACACGTCGTTCGCCGCGCTGCGCGAGGAGCAGCTCGACCGGTTGGGCGATCTGGTGGAGGAACACGCCGACACCGCGGCGCTGCTGCGGCTGATCGAGAACGGCGCGCCGGAGGGCCTGCCGTTCGTACCACCGGGGTCGCCGTGA